A DNA window from Verrucomicrobiia bacterium contains the following coding sequences:
- a CDS encoding beta-L-arabinofuranosidase domain-containing protein: MKTTRLLACVSISIPLQLCAETLPLPDDIAPVRPDRQECQSPQAERLTGWVGERINVNEANRLVKLDPARLLEGYRKRPGRQAWDGEHVGKWLHAASLAWAYTGDPALREKLDYVASELVKCQLQDGYLGTYLDKDRWTEWDVWAHKYNLIGLITYMRYTGNLGPLPACRRMADLLCDMFGDAPGKRDIIKAGHHVGMAPTSVLEPIVLLYRFTGERPYLEFCQYILRAWEHPNGPKIISTLLTLKRVDKVGNGKAYEMLSCLNGALEYYRTVGDPQILEACLNAWQDIVQNRLYLTGAASYGEVFHDNYDLPNVSNVGETCVTVTWLQFNAQLLRLTGEARFAEQLEHVILNQLFGAQRCDGAAWGYYVQMEGKKPYSSNLDGHCCLSSGPRGVALIPTFAFTTDAQGIVVNLYDSATATLDLRDHTPVQLAVQTRYPADGRVQIEVEPAVKKAFALKLRIPAWCQDARIRLNGRKTTSIRGVDGYTALNRVWEKGDRVELDLKLEPRVIVGDHKNDGKIAVLYGPLVLAADQALLGKPGLTLDSISLPGPALSRLRFKPEPAPASVRFWPDEEVFRVDAQIHRESGSLNRGSPARIRLISFADAGQTGSQYKIWLPLAQLHN, from the coding sequence GTGAAAACAACCCGTCTCTTGGCTTGTGTCAGCATTTCAATCCCGCTGCAGTTGTGCGCCGAAACTCTCCCGCTGCCCGACGATATAGCGCCCGTCCGACCGGACCGGCAGGAGTGCCAATCCCCGCAAGCAGAGCGGCTGACCGGCTGGGTTGGTGAGCGTATCAACGTCAATGAAGCCAACCGTTTGGTAAAGCTCGATCCGGCTCGCCTGCTCGAGGGCTACCGCAAACGACCGGGCCGCCAGGCCTGGGACGGCGAGCACGTCGGCAAATGGCTTCATGCGGCCAGCCTGGCCTGGGCTTATACCGGCGACCCCGCCCTCCGAGAGAAGCTCGATTATGTGGCCTCGGAATTAGTCAAATGCCAGCTTCAAGACGGTTACCTGGGCACTTACCTGGACAAGGACCGTTGGACCGAATGGGATGTCTGGGCGCACAAGTACAACCTCATCGGACTCATCACCTACATGCGCTACACCGGAAACCTGGGGCCCCTGCCCGCTTGCCGGCGTATGGCGGACCTTCTTTGTGACATGTTCGGCGATGCGCCGGGCAAACGCGACATTATCAAAGCCGGCCATCACGTTGGCATGGCCCCCACGAGCGTCCTGGAACCAATTGTCCTGTTATATCGCTTTACCGGTGAACGGCCTTACCTCGAATTTTGCCAATATATCCTCCGCGCATGGGAACACCCTAATGGCCCCAAAATCATTTCCACCCTGCTGACGCTGAAGAGGGTGGACAAGGTCGGGAATGGCAAGGCCTATGAGATGCTCTCCTGTTTGAACGGCGCTCTCGAGTATTACCGAACCGTGGGCGACCCTCAAATCCTCGAAGCCTGCCTCAACGCCTGGCAGGACATCGTCCAGAACCGGCTCTATCTGACCGGCGCCGCAAGTTACGGCGAGGTGTTCCATGACAATTACGACCTGCCTAACGTGAGCAACGTTGGCGAAACGTGTGTCACGGTGACCTGGCTGCAGTTCAACGCCCAACTGTTGCGCCTGACGGGCGAAGCCCGCTTTGCCGAGCAGCTCGAACATGTGATTCTCAATCAACTCTTTGGCGCCCAGCGCTGCGATGGCGCTGCATGGGGATACTACGTTCAAATGGAAGGCAAAAAACCATACAGCAGCAACCTCGATGGACATTGCTGCCTATCGAGCGGGCCGCGCGGTGTCGCTCTCATCCCCACTTTCGCCTTTACCACCGACGCGCAAGGCATCGTCGTAAATCTTTATGACAGCGCAACCGCAACGCTCGACCTGCGAGACCACACGCCTGTTCAGCTCGCCGTCCAGACCCGCTACCCGGCTGATGGGCGGGTCCAAATCGAGGTCGAGCCGGCCGTCAAAAAGGCATTTGCGCTTAAGTTACGCATCCCGGCTTGGTGCCAGGACGCCCGCATTCGCCTTAACGGACGCAAGACCACAAGCATACGCGGGGTGGACGGCTACACTGCCCTGAACCGGGTTTGGGAAAAAGGGGACAGGGTCGAACTGGACCTCAAACTCGAACCGCGCGTCATTGTTGGCGATCATAAGAATGATGGAAAAATCGCAGTGCTTTATGGCCCGCTCGTCCTGGCGGCGGACCAGGCGCTGCTCGGCAAACCTGGCCTGACGCTGGATTCCATTTCGCTGCCCGGGCCGGCTCTTTCCCGGCTCCGATTCAAACCGGAACCCGCCCCTGCGAGCGTTAGATTCTGGCCGGATGAGGAAGTCTTCCGGGTCGATGCGCAAATTCATCGCGAGAGCGGCTCTCTCAACCGGGGGAGCCCAGCACGGATTCGGCTGATCTCCTTCGCCGATGCGGGCCAGACCGGTTCGCAGTATAAAATCTGGCTGCCGCTGGCCCAACTACACAATTAA